A genome region from Brassica oleracea var. oleracea cultivar TO1000 chromosome C2, BOL, whole genome shotgun sequence includes the following:
- the LOC106326775 gene encoding putative methyltransferase DDB_G0268948 has protein sequence MAGLFDKQADLYLDARPNYPSEWFSKLAGLTDHHVLAWDAATGNGQAALAVADHYERVIATDISEPQLKLATPHPKIDYRHTPSTMTDDELVELIGGESSVDLITVAQAVHWFDLPRFYAVAKRVLRKPGGIIAVWGYNDVVVSPEFDEVQYRFHAQTLPYWKYPNIQHVFDAYGALPFPFESVGMGSEGEPLMLEMPKTTSFEGIVRMFKSWSAIVTAREKGVELLPESLVRELETAWGGADLIRNVVYKAFMIAGKVSV, from the exons ATGGCAGGACTGTTTGATAAACAAGCTGACCTATACCTAGACGCCAGACCTAATTACCCCTCGGAATGGTTCTCCAAGCTCGCCGGCCTCACGGATCACCACGTTTTAGCCTGGGATGCCGCCACCGGCAACGGCCAAGCAGCTCTCGCC GTCGCAGATCACTACGAGAGAGTCATAGCCACGGACATCAGCGAACCGCAGCTGAAGCTCGCGACGCCGCATCCCAAGATCGACTACCGCCACACGCCGTCGACGATGACCGACGACGAGCTGGTGGAGCTGATCGGAGGAGAGAGCTCTGTGGATCTGATCACCGTCGCTCAAGCCGTGCACTGGTTCGACCTCCCGAGATTCTACGCGGTCGCAAAGCGCGTCCTCCGTAAACCGGGAGGAATCATCGCCGTCTGGGGATACAACGACGTCGTGGTGTCGCCGGAGTTCGACGAGGTACAGTACCGGTTCCACGCCCAAACGCTGCCGTATTGGAAGTATCCGAATATTCAGCACGTGTTCGATGCGTACGGAGCGTTGCCGTTTCCTTTCGAGAGCGTGGGGATGGGATCGGAAGGGGAGCCGTTGATGCTGGAGATGCCTAAGACGACGTCGTTCGAAGGGATCGTAAGGATGTTTAAGTCATGGTCGGCTATTGTGACGGCGAGAGAGAAAGGTGTGGAGTTGTTACCGGAGAGTTTGGTGAGAGAGCTCGAGACCGCTTGGGGAGGAGCTGATCTTATTCGTAATGTCGTTTACAAAGCGTTTATGATCGCAGGGAAAGTTAGCGTTTGA
- the LOC106326772 gene encoding transmembrane 9 superfamily member 8 (The sequence of the model RefSeq protein was modified relative to this genomic sequence to represent the inferred CDS: added 52 bases not found in genome assembly), with protein MAIEFRRSAIAFTLLLSFIHVAHSFYLPGVAPQDFEKGDELKVKVNKLTSIKTQLPYSYYSLPFCQPKKIVDSTENLGEVLRGDRIENAPYSFKMREAKMCNVLCRVTLDGKTAKAFKEKIDDEYRVNMILDNLPLVVPIERGDQGSPPVVYQLGYHVGLKGQYEGSKEQKYFMHNHLAFTVRYHLDMQTDSARIVGFEVKPYSVKHEYDGEWSEKARLTTCDPHKKRLVVSSSTPQEVEPKKEIIFTYDVEFEESEVKWASRWDAYLLMSDNQIHWFSIVNSLMIVLFLSGMVAMIMLRTLYRDISRYNELETQEEAQEETGWKLVHGDVFRLPANSDLLCVYVGTGVQCLGMVFVTMIFAMLGFLSPSNRGGLMTAMLLLWVFMGLFAGYASSRLYKMFKGTEWKRIAFRTAFLFPAVVSSIFFVLNALIWGQKSSGAVPFGTMFALIFLWFGISVPLVFVGAYLGFKKPPVDDPVKTNKIPRQIPEQAWYMNPIFSILIGGILPFGAVFIELFFILTSIWLNQFYYIFGFLFLVFVILIVTCAEITVVLCYFQLCSEDYLWWWRSYLTSGSSALYLFLYATFYFFTKLQITKLVSAMLYFGYMLIASYAFFVLTGTIGFYACLWFTRLIYSSVKID; from the exons TCATTCACGTCGCTCACTCTTTCTACCTCCCAGGCGTCGCTCCTCAGGATTTCGAAAAG GGTGATGAGCTGAAGGTTAAAGTGAATAAACTAACCTCCATCAAGACTCAGCTTCCGTACTCGTATTACTCTCTTCCCTTTTGTCAACCCAAGAAGATTGTTGATAGTACTGAGAATCTTGGAGAAGTGCTTCGCGGTGACCGCATTGAAAATGCACCTTATTCG TTCAAAATGCGGGAGGCGAAGATGTGCAACGTTCTCTGCCGGGTCACTCTTGATGGCAAGACAGCCAAAGCGTTCAAAGAAAAGATCGATGATGAGTACCGTGTCAACAT GATCCTCGACAACCTTCCTCTCGTGGTCCCGATTGAAAGAGGGGATCAGGGTTCTCCACCTGTTGTTTATCAGCTTGGCTATCACGTTGGTCTTAAAGGCCAGTATGAGGGG AGCAAAGAGCAAAAGTACTTTATGCACAATCACTTGGCGTTTACGGTTCGATATCACTTAGATATGCAAACTGATTCCGCAAGGATTGTGGGGTTTGAGGTCAAACCTTACAG TGTTAAGCATGAATACGATGGAGAGTGGAGTGAGAAGGCCCGTCTGACGACCTGTGATCCTCACAAAAAACGCCTGGTCGTTAGCTCGTCCACCCCTCAAGAAGTTGAACCAAAGAAGGAGATCATCTTCACTTATGATGTTGAATTCGAG GAGAGTGAAGTGAAGTGGGCGTCTAGATGGGACGCTTATCTTCTAATGAGCGACAACCAAATCCACTGGTTCTCCATCGTCAACTCTCTGATGATCGTCCTTTTCCTATCTGGTATGGTGGCGATGATAATGCTGAGGACACTTTACCGCGACATTTCGCGGTACAACGAGCTCGAGACTCAGGAAGAAGCTCAAGAAGAGACGGGATGGAAGCTTGTCCACGGCGATGTTTTCAGACTTCCCGCCAATTCGGATCTCCTCTGCGTCTACGTTGGCACAGGGGTCCAGTGTCTAGGCATGGTGTTCGTCACGATGATCTTCGCGATGCTCGGGTTTCTCTCCCCGTCGAACCGTGGTGGTCTCATGACGGCCATGCTTCTCCTCTGGGTCTTCATGGGACTCTTCGCTGGATACGCTTCTTCGCGTCTCTACAAAATGTTCAAAGGAACTGAGTGGAAGAGGATCGCCTTCAGAACAGCCTTCTTGTTCCCTGCGGTTGTCTCATCCATCTTCTTCGTCCTCAACGCTCTCATCTGGGGACAGAAGTCATCCGGTGCCGTCCCATTCGGAACAATGTTCGCCTTGATCTTCCTCTGGTTCGGCATCTCGGTCCCTCTCGTCTTCGTCGGAGCTTACCTCGGTTTCAAGAAACCACCCGTTGACGACCCGGTGAAAACCAACAAGATCCCAAGGCAAATCCCGGAGCAAGCTTGGTACATGAACCCGATCTTCTCAATCCTCATCGGAGGAATCTTACCGTTCGGTGCGGTCTTCATCGAGCTTTTCTTCATCCTCACATCCATCTGGCTCAACCAGTTCTACTACATCTTCGGGTTCCTCTTCCTCGTCTTTGTAATCCTCATCGTCACTTGCGCCGAGATAACGGTAGTGCTCTGCTACTTCCAGCTCTGCAGTGAGGACTACCTTTGGTGGTGGAGATCTTACCTAACATCAGGCTCATCGGCTCTCTATCTCTTCCTCTACGCCACGTTCTACTTCTTCACAAAGCTTCAGATCACCAAGCTGGTCTCGGCGATGCTTTACTTTGGGTACATGCTCATCGCGTCTTACGCGTTCTTTGTGCTCACAGGAACAATTGGGTTCTACGCTTGTCTCTGGTTCACAAGGCTCATCTATTCCTCTGTGAAGATTGATTAG
- the LOC106324892 gene encoding CBS domain-containing protein CBSX3, mitochondrial yields MQAAIRSFVSGGNVVRASLLQHLRVINPASQPSVFGSRSESTQPSRMEEHGFESTTISDVMKAKGKSADGSWLWCTTDDTVYDAVKSMTQHNVGALVVVKPGEQQSLAGIITERDYLRKIIVQGRSSKSTKVGDIMTEENKLITVTPETKVLRAMQLMTDNRIRHIPVIKDKGMVGMVSIGDVVRAVVTEHREELDRLNAFIQGGY; encoded by the exons ATGCAAGCTGCGATTCGTTCGTTTGTGTCCGGTGGAAACGTTGTGAGAGCCTCTCTGCTGCAGCATCTCCGTGTGATCAACCCGGCGAGTCAGCCTTCTGTGTTTGGGTCACGCTCCGAGTCGACTCAGCCTTCTCGTATGGAGGAGCATGGGTTCGAGAGCACGACCATCTCTGACGTCATGAAAGCTAAAGGCAAAAGTGCTGATGGATCTTGGCTTTGGTGTACTACTGATGACACTGTTTACGACGCTGTTAAATCC ATGACACAACATAATGTTGGTGCGTTGGTGGTTGTGAAGCCTGGTGAGCAACAATCTCTTGCTGGTATTATTACAGAGAGAG ATTATCTTAGGAAGATCATAGTGCAAGGTAGATCATCCAAATCAACAAAAGTAGGAGACATTATGACTGAAGAG AATAAACTTATCACCGTGACACCAGAGACCAAGGTCTTGCGGGCTATGCAGCTAATGACAG ATAACCGGATTAGGCATATTCCGGTGATAAAAGACAAGGGTATGGTAGGAATGGTGTCCATAGGTGATGTGGTCCGTGCAGTGGTGACTGAGCATCGTGAGGAGCTTGACCGCCTAAATGCTTTTATCCAGGGAGGTTACTAG
- the LOC106326776 gene encoding enhancer of rudimentary homolog — MASNNHNGRHTIILLQNSPSRATRTFMDYDSIGQAMDGICGLYERKLKEINPSLRNLSYDIADLYNFMDGFADMSALVYEHSMHAYLPYDRQWIKQKAFSHLKRLANGGK; from the exons ATG GCTAGTAACAACCATAACGGTAGGCACACGATCATCTTGTTGCAAAACTCTCCAAGCAGAGCTACGAGGACGTTTATGGACTACGATTCTATAGGCCAAGCTATGGATG GTATTTGCGGCTTGTACGAAAGGAAGCTGAAGGAGATTAATCCATCTCTCAGAAACCTGAGCTATGACATTGCTGATCTTTACAACTTTATGGATGGTTTTGCTGACATGAGCGCTTTGGT CTATGAACACTCGATGCATGCGTATCTGCCATATGACAGGCAGTGGATTAAGCAGAAGGCATTCAGCCATCTCAAGAGGCTTGCCAATGGAGGCAAATGA
- the LOC106323161 gene encoding protein YLS9-like — translation MCCLCGCCESIVKILWAVIAFAINSLITLVIIVCTVSFIVWAMLRHDAVKFRVQGAELTQFTFDPDNTNLHYNLSLGFSIRNSNSRLGIHYDRFDARIYYDHHRLATASVPPFYQGHKSTVAVGTVFQGQNLVLLGDRGRGRFEDERRSGVYGLDVELKLRTRLMFGLVNTWRFKPRVRCGVKVQLSSSDAVRGSGFQSTDCRIHF, via the coding sequence ATGTGTTGCCTTTGCGGTTGCTGCGAAAGCATCGTAAAAATCTTGTGGGCCGTTATAGCCTTCGCGATCAACTCCCTCATCACCCTAGTCATCATTGTCTGCACAGTATCATTCATCGTCTGGGCCATGCTCCGACACGACGCCGTCAAGTTCCGAGTCCAAGGCGCAGAGCTAACGCAGTTCACCTTTGATCCAGACAATACCAACCTCCATTACAATCTCTCGCTCGGTTTCTCCATCCGAAACTCCAACTCTCGCCTCGGGATCCACTACGACAGGTTCGACGCTAGGATCTACTACGACCATCACCGGTTAGCAACCGCGTCCGTGCCGCCGTTCTACCAGGGTCACAAGTCGACGGTTGCCGTTGGAACGGTGTTCCAAGGCCAGAATCTAGTGTTGCTCGGTGATCGCGGCCGGGGGAGATTTGAAGACGAGAGGCGCTCTGGTGTTTATGGGCTCGACGTGGAGCTGAAGCTTAGGACTAGGCTTATGTTTGGGCTTGTGAACACGTGGCGGTTTAAGCCACGTGTTCGTTGTGGGGTCAAGGTGCAGTTGAGTTCCTCTGATGCTGTAAGAGGGTCTGGATTTCAATCCACCGACTGCCGCATCCATTTTTGA
- the LOC106326774 gene encoding probable folate-biopterin transporter 6, whose protein sequence is METLETEKPLLKPVSDHSVDMTRHRGRNGVVSILLQPFQWLQMLSSKLNPSFVVGVVLVYGLNQGFSGSVFKVVTDYYWKDVQQVEPSVVQLYMGLYYIPWVMRPVWGLFTDVFPIRGYKRKPYFVVAGVLGLVSAVAVVVFGKLPAALALSCLLGVSAAMAIAEVVIDACIATNSISIRSLAPDIQSLCMVCSSAGALVGYATSGVFVHWLGPQGALGVLALPPATIIILGIFIYEKRSSTFLIQKNKKDADGLGVAVKGMYKTIKYPQVWKPSLYMFISLALNISTHEGYFYWYTDPKAGPAFSQEFVGIIYAIGALASMFGVLIYHKKLKSYSFRNTLFFAQLLYALSGTLDLVFIKRWNILLGIPDSFFVVTEESFSRIISKIRWIPMVVLSTRLCPLGIEGTFFAFLMCIDSFGQLASKWSGGFVLHAFGVSRHEFGNLWLVILLRNVLRFATLCFVFLVPDSDHLDDLVPSDVFPKNQPDDADDDIKLLLL, encoded by the exons ATGGAGACGCTAGAAACTGAGAAGCCTCTGCTGAAACCAGTTTCAGATCATTCTGTGGACATGACAAGGCATCGTGGAAGAAACGGTGTCGTTTCTATTCTCCTTCAGCCATTCCAGTGGCTGCAAATGCTGTCTTCTAAGCTAAACCCGAGCTTTGTTGTTGGCGTGGTCCTTGTGTACGGCCTAAACCAAGGGTTCTCCGGTTCGGTATTCAAAGTCGTCACGGACTATTACTGGAAAGATGTCCAGCAAGTGGAGCCGTCGGTCGTGCAGCTTTACATGGGATTGTATTACATCCCCTGGGTCATGAGACCCGTCTGGGGTCTCTTCACCGATGTTTTCCCGATCAGAGGGTACAAAAGAAAGCCTTACTTTGTGGTCGCTGGTGTTCTTGGTTTGGTCTCTGCGGTTGCAGTTGTGGTTTTTGGTAAGTTGCCCGCTGCTTTGGCTCTGAGCTGCCTCTTAGGTGTCTCTGCGGCTATGGCCATTGCAGAGGTGGTGATTGATGCGTGTATAGCAACGAATAGTATCAGTATCCGGTCTTTGGCTCCTGATATTCAGAGTCTCTGTATGGTTTGTTCGTCTGCTGGTGCTTTGGTGGGTTACGCGACTAGTGGAGTCTTTGTTCACTGGCTTGGACCTCAG GGAGCATTAGGGGTATTAGCATTGCCACCTGCAACGATTATCATACTTGGGATTTTCATCTACGAGAAAAGATCTTCTACTTTCCTTATACAGAAAAACAAAAAG GACGCAGATGGCTTAGGAGTAGCGGTGAAGGGAATGTACAAAACAATAAAGTACCCTCAAGTGTGGAAGCCATCACTCTACATGTTCATATCGTTAGCTCTCAACATCAGTACTCACGAAGGCTACTTCTACTGGTACACTGATCCTAAAGCTGGTCCCGCCTTCTCCCAG GAGTTTGTGGGCATAATCTACGCGATTGGAGCATTAGCATCGATGTTTGGAGTTCTCATATACCACAAGAAGCTCAAAAGCTATTCCTTCAGGAACACACTCTTCTTTGCACAGCTCCTATACGCCTTATCAGGAACGCTCGACCTCGTCTTCATCAAACGCTGGAACATTCTCCTTGGGATACCAGATTCCTTCTTCGTGGTAACGGAAGAATCTTTCTCAAGGATCATAAGCAAGATCAGGTGGATCCCCATGGTCGTTCTCAGCACGAGGCTTTGTCCTCTGGGAATCGAAGGCACGTTCTTTGCCTTCCTCATGTGCATCGATAGTTTCGGACAGCTTGCTTCCAAGTGGAGCGGAGGGTTCGTTCTCCACGCGTTTGGTGTCAGCAGACACGAGTTTGGGAACCTCTGGCTCGTGATTCTTCTCAGGAACGTCTTGAGATTCGCTACGCTGTGCTTCGTTTTCCTAGTTCCGGATTCTGATCATTTGGATGATCTCGTTCCCTCTGATGTGTTTCCAAAGAACCAACCAGACGATGCTGATGATGATATTAAACTGTTGCTTCTGTGA